Proteins encoded by one window of Streptomyces sp. ALI-76-A:
- the bioD gene encoding dethiobiotin synthase — protein sequence MPVLVITGTGTEVGKTVTTAAVAAAARAAGRSVAVLKAAQTGVRPDEPGDAEEVTRLAGAVTAAELARYPEPLAPATAARRAGRAPVHPREIAESAAKLATEHDLVLVEGAGGLLVRFDAAGGTLADAAELLAAPVLVVAPAGLGTLNATELTARELRARGLDLAGIVIGSWPGAPDLAARCNVADLPDVAGAPLLGALPAGAGALAPAGFRAAAPGWLAPRLDGTWDAEAFQRREAPAPAPAPAPAPGTSDTAGA from the coding sequence ATGCCGGTCCTGGTGATCACGGGCACGGGCACGGAGGTCGGCAAGACGGTCACGACCGCCGCCGTCGCCGCCGCCGCCCGCGCGGCCGGCCGGTCGGTGGCCGTACTGAAGGCCGCGCAGACGGGCGTACGACCGGACGAGCCGGGGGACGCCGAGGAGGTGACCCGGCTGGCGGGTGCCGTGACGGCGGCCGAACTCGCCCGCTATCCCGAGCCGTTGGCGCCGGCGACGGCGGCGCGGCGGGCCGGGCGGGCGCCGGTGCACCCGCGGGAGATCGCCGAGTCCGCCGCCAAGCTGGCCACCGAGCACGATCTGGTGCTGGTCGAGGGGGCGGGCGGGCTGCTCGTCCGGTTCGACGCGGCGGGCGGGACCCTGGCCGACGCGGCCGAACTGCTGGCGGCGCCGGTGCTGGTGGTGGCGCCGGCGGGGCTGGGCACCCTGAACGCGACGGAGCTGACGGCACGCGAACTGCGGGCGCGGGGGCTCGACCTGGCCGGGATCGTGATCGGCAGCTGGCCCGGCGCGCCGGATCTGGCGGCGCGCTGCAATGTGGCGGACCTCCCGGACGTGGCCGGAGCACCGCTGCTCGGGGCCCTGCCCGCCGGGGCCGGCGCGCTCGCACCCGCCGGCTTCCGTGCGGCGGCGCCGGGCTGGCTGGCACCCCGGCTGGACGGGACGTGGGACGCGGAGGCGTTCCAGCGGCGCGAGGCACCGGCACCGGCACCGGCACCGGCACCGGCACCGGGAACTTCCGACACCGCCGGGGCCTGA
- a CDS encoding class I SAM-dependent methyltransferase — protein MRLRSAGTAKVSRDPVHHPLFARYYARISVSAESRMGVGGVRRRLLAGLAGRVIEIGAGNGLNFAHYPGTVSEVVAIEPERVLRQLAVESALRCEVPVDVVPGAAEALPVKSEAFDAVVLSLVLCSVRDVPRALGEVRRVLRPGGQVRFFEHGRGGGRAMTFTQRALDRTVWPPLNGGCHLGRDPVAALRDAGFELGPYRRLSMPENGPTLPTSYCVLGTAWRPALIER, from the coding sequence ATGCGGCTACGTTCCGCCGGTACCGCGAAGGTGTCCCGGGATCCCGTCCACCATCCGCTGTTCGCCCGCTACTACGCCCGGATCAGTGTGAGCGCCGAGTCCAGGATGGGCGTGGGCGGGGTGCGTCGGAGGCTGCTCGCCGGGCTGGCCGGTCGGGTGATCGAGATCGGCGCGGGCAACGGCCTGAACTTCGCGCACTACCCGGGCACGGTCTCCGAGGTGGTGGCGATCGAACCGGAGCGCGTACTGCGGCAGTTGGCGGTGGAGTCGGCCCTGCGCTGCGAGGTGCCCGTCGACGTGGTGCCGGGCGCGGCGGAGGCGCTGCCGGTCAAGAGCGAGGCCTTCGACGCGGTGGTGCTGTCCCTGGTGCTGTGCAGCGTGCGGGATGTGCCGCGCGCCCTCGGTGAGGTGCGGCGGGTGCTGCGGCCCGGGGGCCAGGTGCGGTTCTTCGAGCACGGGCGGGGCGGCGGCCGGGCGATGACCTTCACCCAGCGCGCCCTTGACCGCACGGTGTGGCCGCCGCTGAACGGCGGCTGCCATCTGGGCCGCGACCCGGTCGCCGCGCTGCGGGACGCCGGGTTCGAACTCGGCCCCTACCGGCGGCTGTCGATGCCGGAGAACGGCCCCACCCTGCCGACGTCGTACTGCGTGCTGGGCACCGCCTGGCGCCCCGCGCTCATCGAGCGGTGA
- a CDS encoding fic family toxin-antitoxin system, toxin component, producing MSHLDIDLAWLLMLAERHTPGDPEVTDWGALVAAVARHQAEIFDVPVYDSPQARAAAALLQLLIHVPALERSNALFASAVAYAYLVASGLKVVTSPEQVRELARLVKSGEASVDDIARELRRWSL from the coding sequence TTGAGCCACCTCGACATCGACCTGGCCTGGCTCCTGATGCTCGCCGAACGGCACACCCCCGGGGACCCCGAGGTCACCGACTGGGGCGCGCTGGTCGCGGCCGTCGCCCGCCACCAGGCGGAGATATTCGACGTCCCCGTCTACGACAGCCCGCAGGCGCGCGCCGCCGCCGCCCTGCTGCAACTCCTCATCCACGTACCGGCGTTGGAGCGCTCCAACGCCCTGTTCGCGTCCGCCGTCGCCTACGCCTACCTGGTCGCCAGCGGTCTGAAGGTCGTCACCTCGCCCGAGCAGGTGCGTGAACTGGCCCGGCTGGTCAAGAGCGGTGAGGCCTCCGTCGACGACATCGCGCGCGAGCTGCGCCGGTGGAGCCTTTGA
- a CDS encoding toxin-antitoxin system HicB family antitoxin, producing the protein MAKTQLNVRVDEDTARAARERALARGMSVNRYIEELVRQDTGEVGHSFVEAVADFMKQYESVFAEEFDGGAPARAKPSGGEGRDGAREGRR; encoded by the coding sequence ATGGCGAAGACCCAGCTGAACGTGCGCGTGGACGAGGACACGGCCCGCGCCGCCCGCGAGCGCGCCCTGGCCCGCGGGATGAGCGTCAACCGCTACATCGAGGAGCTGGTCCGGCAGGACACCGGCGAGGTGGGCCACAGTTTCGTCGAGGCCGTCGCCGACTTCATGAAGCAGTACGAGTCCGTCTTCGCCGAGGAGTTCGACGGGGGTGCCCCCGCGCGAGCGAAGCCGAGCGGGGGAGAGGGCCGTGACGGCGCGCGCGAAGGTCGCCGCTGA